In Lotus japonicus ecotype B-129 chromosome 5, LjGifu_v1.2, one genomic interval encodes:
- the LOC130719332 gene encoding thymidylate kinase isoform X1 has protein sequence MIYGTFRSFTPLVLLQNSLNSRVKFSSKCSPRKITMEGRKLNCSMEGNINESRGALVVLEGLDRSGKSSQCTRLVSYLEGQGINAELLRFPDRTTSVGQMISAYLTNTSQLDDHTIHLLFSANRWEKRSLMETKLKSGTTLIVDRYSYSGVAFSSAKGLNFEWCKAPEIGLLAPDLVAYLDISPEKAAERGGYGDERYEKLEFQKKVAQSYKVLHDHSWKVVDACQPIEDVEKQLQEMVLDCVTECRKGRPLSPLWSI, from the exons ATGATCTATGGCACATTCAGGAGTTTCACACCACTAGTACTGTTGCAGAATTCATTGAATTCTCGAGTGAAATTCTCCTCTAAGTGTTCTCCTAGGAAGATAACAATGGAAGGAAGAAAGCTTAATTGTAGCATGGAGGGAAACATAAACGAGTCTAGAGGTGCCTTAGTTGTTCTAGAAGGCTTGGATCGTTCTGGGAAGTCTTCTCAGTGTACCAGACTAGTGTCCTACTTAGAGGGGCAAGGAATCAATGCTGAACTATTGAGATTTCCCGACCGAACCACGAGTGTCGGTCAAATGATATCTGCCTATCTTACTAACACATCACAATTGGATGATCATACCATTCATCTCCTCTTCAGTGCTAACCGTTGGGAGAAGCGATCGTTGATGGAAAcaaagctgaaaagtggaacaACTCTCATTGTTGATCGTTATTCTTATTCCGGGGTGGCTTTCTCTTCTGCCAAAGGGCTTAATTTTGAATGGTGTAAGGCCCCGGAGATTGGGTTGTTGGCTCCTGATCTGGTTGCATACCTTGACATATCACCGGAGAAAGCTGCAGAAAGAGGAGGGTATGGAGATGAGAGATATGAAAAGCTCGAGTTTCAGAAAAAAGTTGCTCAGAGTTACAAAGTTCTTCATGATCACTCCTGGAAG GTTGTAGATGCTTGCCAACCCATAGAAGATGTGGAGAAACAGCTACAAGAGATGGTACTTGATTGTGTCACAGAATGCAGGAAGGGTAGGCCACTTTCCCCCTTGTGGTCGATATGA
- the LOC130719332 gene encoding thymidylate kinase isoform X2 yields MEGRKLNCSMEGNINESRGALVVLEGLDRSGKSSQCTRLVSYLEGQGINAELLRFPDRTTSVGQMISAYLTNTSQLDDHTIHLLFSANRWEKRSLMETKLKSGTTLIVDRYSYSGVAFSSAKGLNFEWCKAPEIGLLAPDLVAYLDISPEKAAERGGYGDERYEKLEFQKKVAQSYKVLHDHSWKVVDACQPIEDVEKQLQEMVLDCVTECRKGRPLSPLWSI; encoded by the exons ATGGAAGGAAGAAAGCTTAATTGTAGCATGGAGGGAAACATAAACGAGTCTAGAGGTGCCTTAGTTGTTCTAGAAGGCTTGGATCGTTCTGGGAAGTCTTCTCAGTGTACCAGACTAGTGTCCTACTTAGAGGGGCAAGGAATCAATGCTGAACTATTGAGATTTCCCGACCGAACCACGAGTGTCGGTCAAATGATATCTGCCTATCTTACTAACACATCACAATTGGATGATCATACCATTCATCTCCTCTTCAGTGCTAACCGTTGGGAGAAGCGATCGTTGATGGAAAcaaagctgaaaagtggaacaACTCTCATTGTTGATCGTTATTCTTATTCCGGGGTGGCTTTCTCTTCTGCCAAAGGGCTTAATTTTGAATGGTGTAAGGCCCCGGAGATTGGGTTGTTGGCTCCTGATCTGGTTGCATACCTTGACATATCACCGGAGAAAGCTGCAGAAAGAGGAGGGTATGGAGATGAGAGATATGAAAAGCTCGAGTTTCAGAAAAAAGTTGCTCAGAGTTACAAAGTTCTTCATGATCACTCCTGGAAG GTTGTAGATGCTTGCCAACCCATAGAAGATGTGGAGAAACAGCTACAAGAGATGGTACTTGATTGTGTCACAGAATGCAGGAAGGGTAGGCCACTTTCCCCCTTGTGGTCGATATGA